The genomic stretch GCAACCTTGGCACCAGTttatccttttgcaggaaaccatTGACTGAATGGGGGCCCTTGTCTGTTTGGAAATAAAGTTTCAGTTTTTCCACCAAGTCCCACTTTTCATGGAAATTATTTCTGTAAGGTTGATAAAAATCTACCAGAAAACTACAATCAAACTGTACAAGCTTCATTGTGCAGCATTTGTGCAAATCGCATGCATTTCAGTGGAGTCTGAATAGCAGAATGTTTGGAGTTGCCTCTCCTTGTTTTCTAACTCTTCTTGCTTGGAGAAAGGACCAGATCAGTTGCTTGTCTTCACTATGGTGCCTGTGGAGCAGGAAAGAAACTTGCCTCCACCTGTCCAATTTTTATAGTGCACTGCTCAACTGGTTAAACTAAAAGTAGATAATTGACTTCAAGGGTGAATGTTGTTGAAGCTTCACTCCTGACAAGTCAGCTCCTCTTTGCCCCTTAGGCCAAGTAGACTAAAATCTCTTCCTCAGCCCCCGCTCCTGCTTTGTCTTTTGAGAAGGAAGAGACAGTGTTATCTTTGTAAATATCTTAATGGGCAGCCatatcctaacctgtgctggcaaaaacaggctgcatggcctgcactgcatcctgtgcagcttaggaggtggctggaggtcacctcagggttaGGTgatatatttctccttaccccccaaaaagccccagccatccctatgggccataggcccataaaACCCCATAGGCAATAAAGCCCTAGCCAACCCTTATGATCCATAggctatggggcttcttggatctgcaccagctatatggcTAGTGCAACTCCAGGgagcctgtgtagggctgcctgggcCAGGAATGGGGGCTCAAATGCACCATGCACTgttgccactgatcccaccccatcccaggcctgatcaccCCCCATTCTAACCTCCCCCTCCCTAGAAACCTTGCCAGCAAAAAACCCTCTcgtcaccctctcccacccaccccgcgCAGCCTAGTGCAAACCTACCTGTGCTTTCCGCAGGTCAGCATACACCTTTGCTGCCAGCTCACAAGTCATAGCAGATGtaccttatagcatgtttgtgacatgtTTGGAGTCAGCACAGAGAGGGCTGCACTGGCTCACTGTTAAATGAGTAGCTGAACTGAACCCATTGTAAGGCTGTTGGGTAAAACCAACAAAATCCACCCAAATGGAAACATTTGAAAGTCAAACTTTGGAATGTTGGAAGTCTCCAAGGAGACTTGTCACTCCACACTCAACACAAGGGCAGGCTATTGGTGACAAGTGCCTGTGATATCTGAAAGTGTTTCATAGATGGGCTGGATTGGTCTTAAAGTTCACATGGGGAAGAGCCAGTTCCTTTAGTCCAGGATGTGAAGACTTCTTTAGGTAAAAACCCAGCTGTTTGAGCTGAGCTAGAAGATGATAGGACACCATGAATCACTGGTGCAATATGCTCTTGGTGACCAATTCCTGTCAGTGGTGCGCAATGCCATGTTTCCAACTGTTCAAGTATCCAGAGAGTTTTCAAAGGCAGTGCCATGCAGAGTTCATTATAATAATTTAAAGACACCTGGAATTTGCAGGTTGAATTCCTCAGTGGCTGTATTTTGATTGTGTCCTGGGCTTCTCCTCTTCAGCTTGACTGAGTTTGGGACTAGATGATGGCAGCATGCTGATTTGTCAGATTAGGTGATGACTGTGGCCTGGAGAGCTTTCACCGAGCTTTGACTGGGGGCCCTTCCTGAAGAAAGCAGATCTGGCTGCAGTGATTcatgccttagagcccaatcctatacatgcctactccaaaggaagtcccattatacgcaatggagcttattcccaggaaagtgtgggtaggattgcagccttagggcccaatcctatccaagtttccagcaccattgcagccacaatgcagccctgagataagggaacaaatgtttccttaccttaaggaggcctctgtgacagcttccccaccacaggatgcagcacatgcctcactggcatggttgcatcagcactgggaaattggataggattggaccctcagtcatgCCTTGTTTACACAGTTGTATCACACTCTATATggaactgcccttgaagactgtccagaaactTCCGCAGATACAAAATGCAGTGGGCATCAGATGCTGTCCTTCACATCCCACTGCTTACTGAGGTATGGCTGGGGATGAAACCTCCATCCGTTTTGGTGAAGACACTTCAATTTTGAAGCAGGCAGTGGCCTTCAGCGTGGCCAGCGTGTGGGCTCTCTGTGTTGGAAGTTGTGTTTACTGTGCTTTTTTGTTATATTgttgcttttaaaattatttgtaTGGTTTTAAATTGTTCTGTTGAAATTCTTTGGGCATATAACAAGGGCAGCTTATATCGGTTTTAAATCGGTGCATATAATCATGACTTTAGGAATGTCATGATTCAGTGGGATCACGACATATGGAAATGAGTACAGCATTCAGCTTTCATAGAATCTTGGCTTCTTTTTAAAGTAAGATTCTAGTCCTTATGGTTGCAAGCATCAGTTTTGAAGAGCAACACCTGCTGGTGTGTTGGCAAGGTGTGGCTGGCCAGTTGAGAGATTTTTGGTGCCTAAGGGCAGAGCTTTAATGCCTTGTATGACTCCTTGCCCTTGATAGCAAACCCGGAATAAATTATGTAAAGCAGCTTTATTTGAATAATTACATAATAGGCAACATTGTATAATTCTGTATACTTTTGCTGGATTTGCATGATTTGTACAGTATACAGAATTTTGCTTTTGTTGATGCAACAGTAGGACTACATGCCAGAGAATTTCAATTCTTTAAGCCATGTTTCTAATATTTCCTGGGAACTGTAGGAGAAACTTCTGGCAGTAGAGCAAACAACCTAGGAATTGTAACATGGTCTGTTTGCTTTTCAAGGTCTCTGGGGTAGCACTTGGTAGCACTTACTTTTATTCTGATTTCTTTAGAACTGTGATGGGCTGATTGTACGCTCAGCAACTAAAGTGACTGCAGACATCATCAATGCTGCTGAGAAGCTGCAGGTCATCGGACGGGCTGGCACTGGCGTTGACAATGTTGATGTGGAAGCTGCTACAAGGAAAGGGATTCTGGTCATGAAGTAAGGTGACAGGCAGGTGGTGGCCTTGATTAGGGGAGTGCTGGGGGAACAGTGCAGGTGTTCATAGGATGCTGCCAACAGAGTACTATTGAATGTGCCATGCACTGAAGGGAGAGAGCAGCGGCCCAACAGCTTAAGAATGAAGGTGCCAAAGCAAAGACTTTGGAGCCTCAGTAAGGATCTGCCATAAGCAGATCACTCTTGGATGCAGTTGATCCTCCAGTGTGTTTGAGTCTCAAGTCACACAACTCTGAAACCTCCACCCCCGGAGCATttattccttctccttcaatAGGCTTGATTGCAGAATTTGTTTCTAGTACCATATATTGACCTTGGAGCATGTCTTCCAGGTCAGAGGGCATGGTTTCTGgcatggcagccttggagcccagaaTCTTTCTTTAAACAATCAACCACTGCTTCTTCCATATTTAAagtccatttctctctctccctccctccctccctccctcctttccctctGCCCCTCAGCACACCCACTGGCAACAGCCTCAGTGCAGCAGAGCTGACATGTGGTATGATCATGAGTTTGGCCAGGTAAGCAACGTGTCTTCTTGGGAGAATAGAGCACTGCATTGCACTGATCTGCAATTGCCTCTCATGTAAAGAGTTTGGGAATATCTTGCATGTGGGGATGAAATGATGCATGGGATGCAAGCACATCTGAGAAAACCAGGGCAACTGTTTCTTGTAGGAAAAAGCAACTTTATGAGGGACTGACTTGAACAGAGAGGCCACAGGGTGTCAAGGATGCTCAAACCTTCCTTCCACCTGTTGTTTCCGCTGAAAATCATTCCCCTATTCCACTTGTAgtgtcataacatctcattggctctcagaacactcacagtgcaatcctaacttgcgctggaacaggcaggccatcgGGCCTACACTGTaaccagtgcaagtttggggccgactgtggctcagccaggggcaaggcgAAACTTTCCCCCGTAACCTGGAGAgaactgcagtggccccaatgaatctactcggatctgcgccacctgacgaggcagcacagatctgagcagaacatgcagccaggagctgctctggcctgcccaggaatgggagcgaggatctggtataactgctgggtcatggtcccgcctcccacttcctgtgCGTCTGCCTACGGTCCTGCccactgtccaccctccccctgtcccaaaacacctcctccccaccctccgcccccTACTCTGAGCTTGGTTGGCGCAGACCTACCGTCTCCTGCCACCACTGAGGCTGGATTAGGCTTCTGCGGACTGGCGCACCTCCATGGAGGCACAGGCATGGCTTActtccatggaggtgcaaacatgctttgtggcacatttgcaaccctcctggccaGTGCAAATGACTTGCGTCATCCCAGGGAGCAGTTAGGATTACATCCTCAGTCTCCTTGGtcagttttgatttttaaaaatccactttttgttacataaggcagttatgttttccttttctagtttttttggccataacatttgatagaatacagatatttccactgggtttgtttcattgcattctgcattaaagtacacattgaatgatataacatgatggtattattaaaaaataccaagatttcacagttttggcccaTAGTAGTGTCATTCCCCCCTCtgagtgtgtcacccggtgtggtctgtACCCCTGTACCTCTTTAGCAATGCCACTTTTCCTTACAGACCCGGTGCGGTCTGTACCCCTGTACCTCTTTAGCAATGCCTTTTGTCCTCCCTTGACATATAACTCAATCCATACACAACATTTCAAGCATAACTTCTTACAACCTAAAAATATCATATGGTAGAACAAggaatatatatgtattttaaaattctTGAACTTCAGAGCCACAtgccatggagagagagagaattgtgcaCATAATGCATCTGTTATAGACATGGATGCTTGTTGGATCCTGCTAAAATGGAGATTGTCATTTCAGGCAAATCCCACAGGCTGCAGCTTCAATGAAAGAAGGGAAATGGGATCGCAAGAAGGTAAAAGGCTAGTGCCATCTCCTTTGCGGGCTGTTGCtgctgggagggggaaagggacaCCCAGTGAGTAAGAAGTTCACCTGCATCTCTGTTTAACTTCTGCTCTAGTTCATGGGAATGGAACTTCAGGGGAAGACTCTGGGCATCCTAGGACTGGGCAGGATTGGACGAGAAGTGGCCACTCGGATGCAGTCATTCGGCATGAAGGTTAGAGCACTTTTCACATGATTCTCCATCTTGCTGGAAGAGACAAGTCTGATTTTCTCTCTCTGTTGTCCTGGATGTCATCTTCTCAAAAGGGTtgttggtgtgtgtatgtgtttgtttcaggggggggggggagggagggagagatgaagaATGAAAGAATTGCCCCCCTCTCTTGTTAGACCATAGGCTATGACCCTATCATCACTCCTGAGGAATCTGCTGCCTTTGATGTTCAACAGTTGCCCTTGGAACAGATCTGGCCACTGTGTGATTTCATCACAGTTCACACCCCGCTCCTGCCATCCACCACAGGTAGGGGGCACCACAGGTAGGGGGCACCACCTGGGACTGCAGAAAGTATGGCTGCAACCAAAACCCACTCTGGATTAGGGTGGTGGAGCTCCCTGAGAGATATGTGCTATGACTGGAatgaatttggggagaaaggctgTAGGTTCCCCACTTTTACTGCCATTGTGTTTTCTAGGACTACTGAATGACGCCACTTTTGCTCAGTGCCGGCGTGGGGTTCAGGTGATTAACTGTGCCCGAGGGGGCATTGTGGACGAGGGAGCTCTTCTGCGGGCCCTCCAGTCTGGCCAATGTGGAGGAGCAGCCCTAGATGTGTTCACAGAGGTGAGGCTTTGTGATGCTTGAGAGTTTTTCCCTTGAAGCTCTTCAAGGATGCTGGAAGGTTGTTCTTTCTGAGGTCTAAGACCTCAAGAGCCCAGCTTGGCTGTCTGAACTTAAAGATGAGAAGAGATTCCCTTGTCCAGTTCTCCTTTGCATAGATCAACTTTCATGATTCAAACTTCTGTGTGCCACAAGCAGAGCAGCAAGGTGCTTATGGAGGAACAGTTCCAGGTGACTGAAGCACTTAGAGTGGGAAAGTCAAGATACCTGGTTTACTCTGGCCACTGCTTATTGCAAAATGTCTGCCTAAGCCCCACATTTCTTGTGCTgtacagagaaaggaaaagagattGTGCTGATGGCTGTTTCCTGATCTAGGATTCAGGTTCTGTTCTTCCCTCTTTGGCTTCCCAGATACTACAGCTGAAGCTAGTCTGAGTGCTGcaaattgcagcctttggcacagcagttttttccccccagtctggCTTCAGCTGGGCTGGGGTGATGGTGACCTAGCCAATGAAATGCTGCACTTACGATCTGGTAAGGCATGGATAGGTATTGGTGACTTGTTTGGCTGTTTCTTTCCCCTCCAGGAGCCACCCAAGGACAAGGCGCTGGTAAACCATCCCAATGTTATTAGCTGCCCCCACCTGGGTGCCAGCACCAAAGAGGCTCAGAGTCGCTGCGGCAGGGAAATCGCTTTGCAAATGGTGGACCTCGCCCAAAATAAGGCACTGGTTGGCATTGTGAGTCCTTAAGTTGCTTCTGTTGATCTCTTGTTAACAAATGAAGGAGAGTTCTATATTTTTAATGTACAAGTGCTTTGATAAACTAAAGATTTTCTGCAGTTGATTTCTGTAGCTAAATCTGAGCTAAGCATCTCTTGCAATGACTGCAGGAATTTAAGTTTGAGCCACATAGCAGTTCTAACTTAGTGCAATTTATTTTAACTTGCAAAATGTCTGAGATCTTATTGGCtgagatattttcccccttaccccatgtcaagccccagccagccctacggggactacttggacctgtgccagctatttagctggtacaaatccgAGCAGTCTGTGTAAGGTGAGCcagggactggggttaggatatggcatgtgctgctgctacggatcccacctccttcccaggtccagtcctccccttgttctgctcttccccccccgaaatgccccctccccacctccagaacactctcccaccaccatctcccaccccctgtgccactcagcacAAACCTACTGCATCTGGCCAGCGTAGGGGCAGCATCCAGTAAAGGTGAACCAGTGTGGGCCTCCATGCTGGCCTAGCTGACTCCCTAGTTGGCGCGCATGTGACTTACAGCACATTCACGACATTTGGGAGCTAGCGCAAgaggcctgtgctggctcaactgcagtataggattgggctttcaattGGTTTGCAAAGGAGCTGTGCAAGGTGTCATGGTTTGATCTATCCAGTCCCACTTTTGTACAGTTTAACAGCCAGTGTCATTATTTGGGAAAGGTCTGTGACACTGGCACTTGCCAGTAGAAAGTCAGGAATGGTGGACCAGAGTTCAAAGTGGAAAGgaggaaaagcagctgtaaaactTAACCTTCTGCTCGAAAGCAGCTGATAAGGGTGgtgagaagaaaggaagaaggtTGCAGCTTGGCAGGGAGAAATCCCATCTTGAAGAAGTGCGCTGTCAGCAAAACTTAGGACTCGGTCACTGTGGACTGATTGGAGCAAAGGATTTCATTTTGTATGGGGCTAGAGCTCCTGCAAACAGTCTTATGCTCCTGTTTTTCCTTCCCTCAGGTAAATGGGCAAGCTCTCAGCAGTGCTTATGCACCTCATACCAAGCCATGGATTGCATTAGCTAGAGCCCTGGGCACTGTGCTGCATGCACTGACCCAGCGAGTGAATGGAGCCGTGCAGATGGTCACCCATGGTGAGATGAGAGATCCAGTTACACTGAAGGCTCTTCACTCCTCTGCCTCTGCTCTCTCATCTTCCCTCATTGCAAGGCTGTGTGTACTCTGTGCTCTTAAAAATAAGTAGAGATATAAAATCCCATATCCTATGCAAAGGAAAGCTGAATTTTGCACCTGTCTGCATTCTGTTCCAAGATCTCACAAATTCCGCATTTAGTCTCTTGTCCTGCACTTGTGCAGATCCACAGACTACACAGAGCCCTACTTATTTTCCTTCTCACTCTTATCAGATGTGCCCCAGCTTATCTGTAACTGGCCCCCTTTTGTTTCCTTCAGCACTCTGGCCTTTGTCCCTTTTATTGGTGCTATTCCCTCTGCCTAGAGAAGCATTCCCCCTTCCTGTAACctccttctttaaaaaacaaaactatccTAGACTATCATAAAAGCTCATCTTTTCCCCCTCTATGTAGTTGGTAGTGAATTAATCCTCCCTTAACTGACTGCAAGGCCTTTGGACAGGGGATTAGCCATTGGCActgacaggggtgtgtgtgtgtgtgtgtgtgtgttacatttTAATCCCCTTTTCCTTCTAAAAAGGGCATGCTTGCATGACATACCTCTCTGCAGTTGGAGCTAAAAAAATTCTGATCTGAAACTAACTGGCACTAACATGGAGCAGAAAGGAGATTGCTCTGAAGGTACAAGGCTATCTTCAAGAACAGGAGAGGTCTGGCCATCCGTTAGTGCAAATGCTAAGGCTTCTATCTAGCTAGTTCTACCTGGCTAGTAACTTAATTAACTCTCCTGCTAAATCAGGCTGATGTTAAAAGGTTCAGGAGCagggccatggggaggggggggaagagaaggcagcagccttAGTGAACTACTGCCTCATACAGTACATGTTTCCCCTGAGGAGTAAGTATATCCCTCAAAGGCATCATTTGGTTTCATGATCCCTGCCCAGAAGCAACTAGAAGCAGGTGATCCTGCCTGGAGCTGTTGGTTGTCATTCAGTTTGGGGTCAGTATCCACTCTGTTCATGGGGGCCACTCAGTTTTTGAGTTGTGAGTGAGGGACACTCTGGGGCAGTTTTGTGACATAAACTTACTTGTAATGCTCTCAGGCTCGACCTTGCAGAAGGCTGGCAGTTACCTGACTCCTGCGGTGGCAACAGGGCTCCTTAAAGAGAGTGCACAGAAGAATGTGAACCTTGTGAACAGTTTGCTCCTGGCTCAGGAGGCTGGGCTGAAGGTACATGATACACACCAGGTCCAAAGAACAGTTCATTTGGGAGCATTAACCCAGCTGTATCATTGCCCACTGTGATGTCCTTTTGAGATGTTTTGCTGGCCTGCTCACCTTTTTTTGCTGTCAAAGATTTGTATCGTTACAGCTGTGCATtgagcagaaattcaacaggtgcagctttctgtgcctgttgaatttctgtctgtcATGCAGTTCCCACCTTTGTCCTCACAGAGGAAGGACCTTGGAGCCTGCTgttcctctctgtgtgtgtgtctctctctccccctgtctCTCTCTGATCTCCAAGGCCAATGAGAGCTCAGTGCCCTGCCATGTGTTGCCAGACTGGGTCTGGAAGGGGAAACCTGGAAGCAGATCTCTTCCCCAGTGGAATGCACCACCTTTGCTATTTTCCCTACAGATCACCACCACCCACAGTGACAGGGCACCAGCTGGTGAAGAGGGACTGCTGCAACTTGCTGCACAAGGCACCCCCACCATGTTAGTTGGCTCAGTGCAAGGCATCATTCCTGTCCTGCATGAACTCAATGGAGCCGTCTTCAAGCAGCGCATCCCCCTCACTGGCAACCTGCTGTTCTACAAATCCAAGGCCTCCAATGCTAGTCTGTTAACAACTGTCATTGGTAAGAAGAAGCATCCCCTCTACCCTCTCCTAATTGTCTGTGGTGTTTCTTTTTGGCAAGTGCATTTTCTGCAGGACTGTGCATCTGAGATTGAGCTCTCACTACCCTCacgtggtggtggtggattgACAGCCAGCAACTCTGCCCTGGGAGAGTGCTGTTCCAGCACTGTTGATAGCATTACAGCAATGTTGCTTGTAGTCAGGGCTGCAGCTAGCCCATACTGTGCCTTTGTGTGCATTAGGAAAAGGTGTCCTTTCCTCCCTGTAGGAAATGACATTCTGCCAGCATTCCTTCTCCTCCACATGTGCACCCTTAGATGTGATACCTttgtgcagtgcacaccctacaCAGTTGTAGGGTGTGTGGCTGTCTGCTTGTAGCCCATACTTCACCAGGTTTGTATCCTGGGCAATGAAAAGAGGGTTCTGCTTTTGAGAGAGTTGTGCAGACATGGAGGAATGTGTCTTGGTTATTAGCCTTTCCTGAGTACACATGAGAAACAGAAggtttatttttttgggggggggggattggagaaAAGAAAAGGGTCCCAGGATGGGAAAAGTAGGAGGTGGAAAGTTTCTGAGGATTACTACATGAGAAGGTGGCTGAAGACCAAGTCAGAATCTGATTAACAATGTGGTTTCCCCCCCAAAGTTGAAGGGGTAGATGTTTTGCACCTGGGGAACAGCTGTGGTAGGTAGTTGGGGGGGGATTTTCTCTGTTCAGGGACATAGGTTTGGGCTACTcattattaaatactgttaataataataatacacagttGTTGAATCTGGGTAGACCACTGTCTGGAACCTCCATCTGTAattgtgacagcaactgttaccctgcacatgcccaatcttgtctgatcttggaagctaagcagggtcaggcctagttagtacttggatgggagaccgcctgggaatactgggtgctgtaggcttataccgtagtctttcgagactgaaggttgccaaccacccttATAAGGCACACAGCTTTACAGCATATCACTGGCTGCTCTCCATACCTGGTGTTGGATCTTCTTTCTCACTTTCATTTGAGGTAATTGTGGGCAGGGTGGAGCTGCTGATCTAGCACACTCATGAAGTCTGAGGCCAGAACTTACTGTGCCAGTTTCCTAGGATATGTAGACTGAGTGTTGTTCTGTTTTGCAGGGCTGTTGGGGAAGGCCAAAGTAGAGCTGTTGTCGTACCACCATTCCAGCACCCTGACTGGGGAGGAGTGGAGTGTCCTGAGTTTATCTTCTCCTCTACAAAGCCTGCAAGAACTGAAGCAACATGTAACAGAGGCTGTTCAGGTTACCCTCTAAGCTCTGGTGGAGAACCTGGCCAGGCCTAATCCCGTTGCCATGCAAGCAAAGTTTTCATAATATAAATGTTACAATAAACagatctgcaggggttctgtacAGTGCTTCCTTGAGCTACAAGAGCAGTGGTTTATTTTACCCAAGGGGGATTCACAGTGGAAAGAACTGATTCAGTGTGGAATGGGAAAAGGGACATAT from Tiliqua scincoides isolate rTilSci1 chromosome 4, rTilSci1.hap2, whole genome shotgun sequence encodes the following:
- the PHGDH gene encoding D-3-phosphoglycerate dehydrogenase; protein product: MACTAALSRVLISDSLDPCCRQILQEAGIAVVEKPGLSKEQLLAEIKNCDGLIVRSATKVTADIINAAEKLQVIGRAGTGVDNVDVEAATRKGILVMNTPTGNSLSAAELTCGMIMSLARQIPQAAASMKEGKWDRKKFMGMELQGKTLGILGLGRIGREVATRMQSFGMKTIGYDPIITPEESAAFDVQQLPLEQIWPLCDFITVHTPLLPSTTGLLNDATFAQCRRGVQVINCARGGIVDEGALLRALQSGQCGGAALDVFTEEPPKDKALVNHPNVISCPHLGASTKEAQSRCGREIALQMVDLAQNKALVGIVNGQALSSAYAPHTKPWIALARALGTVLHALTQRVNGAVQMVTHGSTLQKAGSYLTPAVATGLLKESAQKNVNLVNSLLLAQEAGLKITTTHSDRAPAGEEGLLQLAAQGTPTMLVGSVQGIIPVLHELNGAVFKQRIPLTGNLLFYKSKASNASLLTTVIGLLGKAKVELLSYHHSSTLTGEEWSVLSLSSPLQSLQELKQHVTEAVQVTL